AAATGTCGTTGTTGAGCCATAATATCTTTAAGTTTACTATACGTAAAAGAAACATAACAAGTTTTTTTAATTATTACAATAGCCGATCATATTTTGAACGACACAAACCTTATATTAATCACTATTATAATAGTTCGGATATATTTTCATAAATATACATAAGGAAAAGTCCTCAATATAATGGCTCTTATTTCCATTAGGTTTGCATACAGATTATTCATTTCGTAATTTTACCAACTCTGTAAAATATGACAGTTGAGAACATCATCAAAAAATCAAGGAATGATTTGTTGAAATTAATCCCAAAATAATGTATACATAAAATTAAATAGTTAAGCTAAATATTCAATTAAACGAATTGGGGGAACGATGTTATCACGATCAATAAAACAATTAAAACCCGGGGAAAAAATTACTGAATTTTTTATTATTCGCAAGAAAGAAATACGAACAAAGAAGACTGACAACGAGCCTTATCTGGCTTTAGAGTTGGGACTTCCGACCGGGAGGATATCCGCAACCATTTGGCAGGAAGTGGAAGAACAAAATGAAATTTACCATATTGGTGATATTGTTAAAATTAAAGGACGTATTATCGATTATAAAGGGAAAACTTCACTTGTCATCGAAAAAATGAAGGCACTGTGCGATGAAGACCATTTAATACCAGCCGACTTTTTACCGGGTCCAAAAAAAGAGTTGGATCAATTAAGAGGAGAGTTCAACAAGATCATTCAATCAATCCGCAATAAATATTTGGAGGAATTGTTGACTCGAATGTTTTCAGAAAAGGATACCCGTCATTTGTTTGAGCAGATTCCGGCAGGCAAATTGTGGCACCATAACCGTTTAGCAGGACTTTTTGAACATACAATATCGATGGTTCAAATTTGTGATTTTCTTTCATCTCACTACCCAACTATCAACCGTGACATAATCATAACGGCTACTATTTTGCATGACATAGGAAAAATAAAGAGTTACGCAATAGATCGGGGCTTCAT
The candidate division KSB1 bacterium genome window above contains:
- a CDS encoding HD domain-containing protein, with product MLSRSIKQLKPGEKITEFFIIRKKEIRTKKTDNEPYLALELGLPTGRISATIWQEVEEQNEIYHIGDIVKIKGRIIDYKGKTSLVIEKMKALCDEDHLIPADFLPGPKKELDQLRGEFNKIIQSIRNKYLEELLTRMFSEKDTRHLFEQIPAGKLWHHNRLAGLFEHTISMVQICDFLSSHYPTINRDIIITATILHDIGKIKSYAIDRGFIEYTDEGRLVGHVALGASSVERIIADIPEFPGELRKQILHLILSHHGELAHGAPVVPMTLEAIVLYMVDQLDSKVDAFLRIAESEQEEGKKWSNYVKLMDRFFYFPDSDKQ